The following is a genomic window from Clostridia bacterium.
GTCGTTCTCGATGATGCCGTTATTGACGCCGCGCCAAGTGCAGACGGAAAGGATCTTTCCGTTCGGCTTTGCGTCGAGGAATTGCTTCATAAAGGACGGATATTTCTCGGAATTCGTCTTTTCTCCGTTTTCGACGCGCTGATTCGTGTCGCGGAAAATGAAGCCGTGATAGACGGGGCGAACGCCGTGGAACATACTCATCCAGTTTTCGCAACTGATCGTAGGATAGACCGCCACGCCGCGATAGGTAACGGACGCGCCGAGCTTCGTTCCGTTAACGGTTTTCTCGCTGAACATCTTATCGAAATTCGGAGAAAACGTCTTGCTGAAAAAATCGCCTACGCCGTCCACGCCGATGATGACGACGCGTTTATATTGATTCTCGGGATTGTCGTTTATGACCGCGAGCTGCGCTTCGGTCGGGACGTAACCCGTGGCGAAACGATTAAAAAGGAACGCGCTCAGGCAGCAAACCGTCACGATCGCGCAAATCAAGACGAACGCGATCACCGCGATCAGGATGGTTCTGCCCTTATGCGCTTTCATCGAATCGAATAATTTCAGAAAAAAAGCCTTCATATGACCCTCCGAAAGATTAAATCGATACTATTATAAACCAAACGTGAAAAAATGTCCATAGCTACGAGAAAATATGACGTCCGCTTCATAAAAAAATGACCGCCGCTTTTTCCCGAGGACGTCGGAAGCGAAGCGAACCGCACTTCCCCGTTTACGCAAAAAAAAGGCTTACCGCAGGGGTAAGCCGTTTTTTTGGTTTTGAACCGATTAGTCGTTAACGATTTGCGCAACGACACCGGAACCGACGGTACGACCGCCTTCACGGATAGCGAAACGTAAGCCTTGCTCGATAGCAATCGGGGTGATGAGTTTGATCTCCATATCGATGTTATCGCCGGGCATAACCATTTCGACACCCTTCGGGAGGGAGATGGTACCGGTAACGTCGGTGGTTCTGAAATAGAACTGCGGACGATAGCCGTTGAAGAACGGGGTGTGACGGCCACCTTCTTCCTTCGTCAAAACGTAAACTTGGGAAGTGAAGTGGGTGTGCGGATGAATCGTGCCGGGTTTCGCAAGAACTTGACCACGCTCGATATCTTCGCGGCGGATACCACGGAGAAGAAGACCGATGTTATCGCCCGCCTCAGCGAAGTCGAGGAGCTTACGGAACATTTCGACGCCGGTAACGACGGTTTCAAGAGTGCTGTTGTCGTTGCGGAGACCGACGAGTTCGACCTTGTCGTTCATCTTAACGATACCACGCTCAACACGGCCGGTAGCGACGGTACCACGACCGGTGATCGTGAAGACGTCTTCAACAGGCATAAGGAAGGGTTGATCGGTCGCACGTTTCGGATCGGGGATATAGGTGTCGAGGGTGTCGAGGAGCTCTTGGATCGGCCCGAAAGCGGGATCGTCGAACTTGCCCGCAACGCCCGCTTGCATCGCGAGAAGCGCGGAGCCGCGGATGATCGGGGTGGTGTCGCCGGGGAACTCGTATTTGTCAAGGATCTCACGGACTTCCATTTCGACGAGTTCGAGAAGCTCTTCGTCATCGACTTGGTCGCACTTGTTCAGGAAAACGACGATGTAAGGAACGCCGACCTGACGGGCGAGAAGAATGTGCTCGCGGGTCTGGGGCATCGGGCCGTCGGTAGCCGCGCAGACGAGGATCGCACCATCCATCTGAGCAGCGCCGGTGATCATGTTCTTAACATAGTCCGCGTGTCCCGGGCAGTCCACGTGAGCGTAGTGTCTTTTTTCGGTTTGGTACTCAACGTGCGCAGTGTTGATCGTGATACCACGTGCTTTCTCTTCGGGCGCCTTATCGATTTCGTCGTACTTCATGGAAGCCGCGTTGCCCTTATTAGCACAGTACATCGTGATAGCTGCTGTCAAGGTCGTCTTGCCGTGGTCGACGTGACCAATGGTGCCGACGTTAACGTGCACTTTGCTTTTGTCAAACTTTTCCTTTGCCATTGTTAATAATCCTCCTAATTACTTTTAACAATATATTTTTGAAGCAGCTATCGCTGCAACTTTTTTAATTATACTACTTTACTTTGAATTTTGCAACAACACTTTCAGGTGCAAGGTCATAATGTTTGAACGCCATTACGAAGTTGCCGCGACCTGCCGTCGCGCTGCGAAGCGTCGTCGCATAACCGAACATTTCGCCAAGCGGGACTTCCGCTTCGACGGATTGAACGGAACCGTCGGATTCCATCGCCTTGATCTTACCGCGGCGCTTGGAGATCGTGTTCATAACCTCGCCGAGATACTCTTCGGGGACGGTGATGTTGACCTGCGCGATCGGTTCGAGAAGCGCGGTTCCGACCTTTTCCATCGCGGCTTTGAACGCCATGGAACCGGCGAGTTTGAACGCGAGCTCCGAGGAGTCGACCTCGTGGTAGCTACCGTCGTAGATACTGACGTGGAAATCCATAACCTCATAGCCGTATTGACCGGTCTTGGAAGCTTCGGTGATACCGTCGATGACCGCGGGCAAATATTCCTTCGGAATGGATCCGCCGACGGTGTCGTCGTCGATCACGACGCCCGAACCGGGCTCGCCCGGCGTGAGCTTGATCTTACAGTGGCCGTACTGACCGTGACCGCCGCTCTGACGGACGTACTTTCCTTCGACGTCGCACGCGCCCTTGAAACGCTCTCTGTACGAAACTTCGGGCTTGCCGATATTCGCTTCGACGTGGAACTCACGGACGAGACGGTCCATAATGATTTCAAGGTGCAACTCACCCATACCCGCGATGATCGTTTGCCCGGTTTCTTTATCGGTGTAAACGCGGAACGTCGGATCTTCTTCCGCGAGCTTTTGGATCGCGACCGCCATCTTATCCTGACCGGCTTTGGTCTTCGGCTCGATCGCCTGCGTGATAACCGGCTCCGGGAAGGTCATTTCACCGAACGCGATCGGGAATTTCTCGTCGCAAAGGGTGTTACCGGTCGTCGTGTTCTTCAAACCGATAACCGCGC
Proteins encoded in this region:
- the tuf gene encoding elongation factor Tu; the protein is MAKEKFDKSKVHVNVGTIGHVDHGKTTLTAAITMYCANKGNAASMKYDEIDKAPEEKARGITINTAHVEYQTEKRHYAHVDCPGHADYVKNMITGAAQMDGAILVCAATDGPMPQTREHILLARQVGVPYIVVFLNKCDQVDDEELLELVEMEVREILDKYEFPGDTTPIIRGSALLAMQAGVAGKFDDPAFGPIQELLDTLDTYIPDPKRATDQPFLMPVEDVFTITGRGTVATGRVERGIVKMNDKVELVGLRNDNSTLETVVTGVEMFRKLLDFAEAGDNIGLLLRGIRREDIERGQVLAKPGTIHPHTHFTSQVYVLTKEEGGRHTPFFNGYRPQFYFRTTDVTGTISLPKGVEMVMPGDNIDMEIKLITPIAIEQGLRFAIREGGRTVGSGVVAQIVND